In the genome of Paucidesulfovibrio gracilis DSM 16080, one region contains:
- a CDS encoding response regulator gives MSIATVLLVDDEQAFVDAMTKRLKRRDVDVRAAHSGQECLDVLASQPDLEVVVLDVKMPGMDGVETLKRIKTDFPLAEVIMLTGHATVETAIDGMKLGAFDYLMKPCDMDVLMEKIDAAATKKRQHEEKILEARAQSIAMRRGD, from the coding sequence ATGAGTATCGCCACTGTGTTGCTCGTGGATGATGAACAGGCGTTTGTGGACGCCATGACCAAGCGGCTCAAGCGGCGGGATGTGGATGTGCGCGCCGCGCACAGCGGGCAGGAATGCCTGGACGTGCTCGCTTCCCAGCCGGACTTGGAGGTGGTGGTGCTGGACGTGAAGATGCCCGGCATGGACGGGGTGGAAACGCTCAAGCGCATCAAGACGGATTTCCCGCTGGCCGAGGTGATCATGCTCACCGGTCATGCCACCGTGGAAACCGCCATCGACGGCATGAAGCTTGGCGCCTTCGACTATCTGATGAAGCCCTGCGACATGGACGTCCTTATGGAAAAGATCGACGCGGCCGCCACCAAGAAGCGGCAGCACGAGGAAAAGATTCTCGAGGCGCGGGCTCAGAGCATTGCCATGCGCCGCGGGGATTAG
- a CDS encoding sulfite exporter TauE/SafE family protein, with amino-acid sequence MRKLYKMMHMASVAHARWDYETSMNILKSRKRMLILLLVALPAILFSVAMAVEPSTLPDILGGKKAYSPAFYTPEIFLVSILIGLCAGLITGCIGAGGGFIITPALMSAGIKGILAVGTDLFHIFAKAIMGTTVHKKLGNVSVGLAIAFLAGSIAGVVGGGFINHYLYNLNPVLSDTFISLVYVVLLGFLGIYAMLDFLKLKKAGGGDAHGSGGDSSKGLPARLQASKIPPLLTFDEDLVPGGKKIPALYVAICGAIVGFVAAIMGVGGGFLTFPMFVYILGVSSFTTVGTDILQIIFTAGFAAISQYAVYGFIFYTLAMGMLLGSLLGIQVGALTTKLVKGIYIRGFYATAILAGFTNRLFALPGKLADMKLISLDPGTGAMLATVGNWVFFVVVAIFGVWVVGTFVTKIGQLREG; translated from the coding sequence ATGAGAAAGCTGTACAAGATGATGCACATGGCGTCCGTGGCCCACGCCCGTTGGGACTATGAGACGTCCATGAACATCCTGAAGAGCCGCAAGCGCATGCTCATCCTGCTGCTCGTGGCACTTCCGGCGATTTTGTTCTCGGTGGCCATGGCCGTTGAGCCGAGCACCCTGCCCGACATTCTGGGGGGGAAAAAGGCGTACAGTCCCGCGTTCTACACCCCGGAAATCTTCCTGGTTTCCATCCTCATCGGCCTTTGTGCCGGGTTGATCACCGGCTGCATCGGCGCGGGCGGCGGGTTCATCATCACCCCCGCGCTCATGAGCGCGGGCATCAAGGGTATTCTGGCCGTGGGTACGGACCTGTTCCACATCTTTGCCAAGGCCATCATGGGTACCACGGTGCACAAGAAGCTCGGCAACGTTTCCGTGGGGCTGGCCATCGCCTTCCTGGCGGGGTCCATTGCGGGCGTCGTGGGCGGCGGGTTCATCAACCACTACCTCTACAACCTGAACCCGGTGCTTTCCGACACCTTCATCTCTTTGGTCTACGTGGTGCTGCTCGGCTTTTTGGGCATCTATGCCATGCTGGACTTCCTCAAGCTGAAGAAGGCCGGCGGCGGTGACGCCCACGGCAGCGGCGGCGATTCCTCCAAGGGATTGCCCGCGCGTTTGCAGGCCTCCAAGATTCCGCCCCTGCTGACCTTTGATGAAGACCTCGTGCCCGGCGGCAAGAAGATTCCCGCCCTGTACGTGGCCATCTGCGGCGCCATCGTGGGCTTTGTCGCGGCCATCATGGGCGTGGGCGGCGGCTTCCTGACCTTCCCCATGTTCGTGTACATTCTGGGCGTCAGCTCCTTCACCACCGTGGGAACCGACATCCTGCAGATCATCTTCACCGCGGGTTTCGCGGCCATCAGTCAGTACGCCGTGTACGGCTTTATCTTCTACACCCTGGCCATGGGCATGTTGCTCGGCTCGCTCCTGGGCATCCAGGTGGGCGCGCTGACCACCAAGCTGGTCAAGGGCATCTACATCCGCGGCTTTTACGCCACGGCCATTCTCGCTGGCTTCACCAACCGTCTCTTCGCCCTGCCCGGCAAGCTGGCGGACATGAAGCTCATCTCCCTGGATCCGGGGACCGGAGCCATGCTTGCAACTGTAGGCAACTGGGTGTTCTTCGTGGTGGTTGCCATCTTCGGCGTCTGGGTCGTGGGTACGTTCGTCACCAAGATCGGTCAGCTGAGGGAGGGATAA
- a CDS encoding response regulator gives MSNQAGTIRMLLVDDEAGFVDVMSKRLKRRDVQVTPALSGAVAIQILRKHDFDVAVVDLKMEDMDGIELLSVVKKMVPEMPVIMLTGHGSEQAAREGMEHGAFDYLLKPCELENLMAKIHQAVGK, from the coding sequence ATGTCGAACCAGGCCGGAACCATACGGATGCTCCTCGTGGACGACGAGGCCGGATTCGTGGACGTCATGAGCAAGCGGCTCAAGCGACGGGATGTGCAGGTGACCCCGGCCCTTTCCGGGGCCGTGGCCATCCAGATCCTGCGCAAGCACGACTTTGACGTGGCCGTGGTGGACCTGAAGATGGAAGACATGGACGGCATCGAGCTGCTCAGCGTCGTCAAGAAGATGGTTCCGGAAATGCCCGTGATCATGCTTACGGGCCACGGTTCGGAACAGGCAGCCCGGGAAGGCATGGAACACGGGGCTTTTGATTATCTGCTCAAGCCCTGCGAACTGGAAAACCTCATGGCCAAAATCCATCAGGCCGTGGGCAAGTGA
- a CDS encoding response regulator, with translation MDPIRLLLVDDEAEFLRTLSKRLHRRGLTAELAHSGESALENLRQHPADVVVLDVKMPGMSGIETLRTLKREHPLTEVILLTGHADLDAAVQGMELGAFDYLMKPMDIDELLFKIQDAYTRKDLHERKIRVTSDRLTRQRQPD, from the coding sequence ATGGACCCCATCAGGTTGTTGCTCGTGGACGACGAGGCCGAGTTTTTGCGGACGCTTTCCAAGCGGCTGCACCGTCGCGGACTCACCGCGGAATTGGCCCACTCCGGCGAGAGCGCCCTGGAGAACCTACGCCAACACCCGGCGGACGTGGTGGTGCTGGACGTGAAAATGCCCGGCATGAGCGGCATTGAAACGCTGCGGACCCTCAAGCGGGAACACCCCCTCACCGAGGTGATTCTGCTTACGGGCCACGCCGACCTGGACGCCGCGGTGCAGGGCATGGAGCTGGGCGCGTTCGACTACCTGATGAAGCCCATGGACATCGACGAATTGCTCTTCAAGATCCAGGACGCCTATACGCGCAAGGATCTGCATGAACGGAAAATACGGGTCACCTCGGACCGGCTCACCCGGCAGAGGCAGCCCGACTGA